Part of the Streptomyces sp. NBC_01353 genome, GGAGCTGGCTGAGCAGCGTGGTGACGGCCCGGGCCGCGTCGGGGTCGGCGACGGCCGGCAGGATCCTGGTGGTCATCCGGCCTCACTTGTCCTTGTCGAGCGTGTAGGTGCGGTCGCGCGGGTCGACGGTGGGTTCGCCGCCGGGTGCGACGAGGGCGAGGCGTACGTGCTGGGCGAAGGACTCGGCGTAGGCGACGCGCTGGGTGTCGAGCGTGGAGAGCGCGAAGGTGATCGGGACGGCCTCGGTGGCGCGGCTGCTCCGGTCGTCACTGTCGCTGATGGGGGTGAGCTTGCCGACGTCCAGGACCCGGGCGTTGGCGACGATCATCTTCGACTGGGCGGGCTGCCCGTCCTTCTCGCCGTCGAAGGTGGCGTAGATGTTGACCGTGGCACCGGCGGTGATCTTGCCGGCGACTCCCGTGGCGGCGTCGATCATGATGGCGATCTCCTGCTGGCCGGGCTGGAGCGCCGGACGTTTGACGATCATGTCGGACTGGAGCAGTGAGCCGGCCCGGAGGGTGGTGACGGCGATCTTGCCCTCGATCTGGTCGAGGTCGGTGACGGCGTTGTCCGAGAGCCAGCGCTCGGGCATCGCGATCTCTTCGAACTGCCCGGCGCTCAGCGGGGTGTAGGGCGCCACGTCTTTCCTGACCTGGTACGCCTTCACCTCGGGTCCGACCTTGGAGTTGACGTCACCGATCACCGAGAGGACACCGGCGAAGGCGCCCAGGGCGCACAGGACGGACAGCAGCAGAAGTAGGACGCCACGACGCTGGCGGGAATTCATTGCCGTACAACCTCGATCGGTTCCGTGTGACTCAGCGGACAGGGGAAGTGAGCGCCCGGGGTTCGGCCGAGGCGGTGGGCAGCACGGTGGTGGGCAGAGGGGCGGAGCAGAATCCGCAGCGGTCGCCGATGAGTTCCATCCGGCACCAGTGGCAGGTCTCGCGGCGTACGGAGGAGACCAGGTGGTGGAGGACCGCGATGTCGGGGAGGTAGGCCGCGAACTCGACCAGCCGGCCGGTGCCCCACCAGCGCGGCGATTCGGCGGGCAGCGGGGCCTCCTGCACACCCTGGACCTGCCAGCGGGGTGCGAGGGTGCCGGTGGGCCAGTCGGTCTGCAGCTGTCCGCGGGCCAGCAGGAGCTGGGTGGCGAACTCGGGTCCGGCGGGCGGCTCGGCGCCCGGTGCGATGCGGACGAGCTGCGGTACGGGCCCGGCGAGGACGGCGAACTGGGCGCCCGGCATCCAGCCCTTGAGGTGGGACTTGAGACTGACCGGTACGCGGTCGAGCTTGGCGACGGATCCGAGGACGGCCCCGGCGTAGATGTAGTGGGCGAGCAGTCGGGCGGCCGAGGCGACGACGCCGGGGCTGAAGTCGCAGGCGGACAGCTGCCTCAGCTGTCGGGCCAGGACGGCGGTGCCGAGCGGCGGCAGATCGGTCTTGACCAGGGCGATCCGGTCGCTCTCCAGGAGGGACCGTACGGCGTGCAGTCGCTGCTCGGTGGCGGTCGGTACGGAGGTGGGGCAGACCACGATCACATGGCCGTACCGGTCGAGGAGGAGCTGGAGGTCGGCGACGGCGGAGGCGAGGGGCTGGGTCCCCGGTGCCGGAAGGACGGCTGCGGTGGGTGTCTGCTGGTCGGTCGGTGGCAGCACCAGATCGGCACTGGTGACCGCGATCGCTGTCGGCACGTCGGGCTCCCCGTCCCCATGTCCCCATGACTCACTGCGTTCACTGCGTTACTGCACAGCGCGGTGCTTCTGCACCTTATCCACGGACCGCGGGCTGGTGAACACACAATCCGCCAAGCGCCAGGAGTTTTCTGGGCCCGCACGACCCTTGCGCTGGGCCTGGACGTGGGCCCGGAAGTGGGTCCAGGCAGGGGCCTTGACATGGGCCTGGGCGTGGCCGGCCATGGGCCCCAGGGCCCACACGCGGACCCCGCGCCTCAACTCCCGCCTCTTCCAGAGGTCTTGACAACTCGATTGGTCTGGACCAGCTTGTCCCTCAGCGGTGGCCACCGTTCCGACCCCTCCACACCCCCAACTCCCCCTCCGGAGGCAGCAAGTGGACCGCACCACCACCCGCTCCCGCAGATGGATCGGCGGCGCGCTTGCGCTGGCCGTCGGTTCCGGGCTCGTCCTCGTCGGCGGCGCCGGCACCGCCCAGGCCGCGGACGTCAACGTGGCCAAGAACGCGGGCTTCGAGTCCGGTACCGCCAACTGGACCTGTTCCGCGGGCAGCGGCTCCGCGGTCTCCTCGCCCGTACGGACGGGGGCCGGCGCCCTCAAGGGGACCCCGGCCGGCCAGGACAACGTCCGGTGCAGCCAGGTCGTCACCGTCAAGCCCAACTCGACGTACACCCTGAGCGCCTGGGTGCAGGGCGGGTACGCCTACCTCGGCGCGACCGGCACCGGGACCACGGACGTCTCCACCTGGACCCCCGACAGCTCCTCCTGGAAGCAGCTGACCACCAGCTTCACCACCGGCGCGAACACCACCTCGGTCACCGTCCACACCCACGGCTGGTACGGCCAGGCCGCCTACTTCGTCGACGACGTCTCCGTCTTCGGCCCCGACGGGGGCGGCGGCACCGATCCCGACCCGGTCGTCCCGTCGACCCCGGCGGGCCTCGCGGCGGGCACGGTCACCTCGTCCTCGGTCGCCCTGAGCTGGAACGCCGTCTCCGGCGCCACCGGCTACAAGGTGTACAGGGACGGCGCCCTGGCACAGACGGTCTCCAGCACGTCGGCCACGGTGACGGGCCTCGTCGCCAACACGACGTACCAGTTCCAGGTCTCCGCGACCAACGCGGCGGGCGAGTCCGCCAAGTCCACCGCCGTCTCGGCCCGGACCGGCACCACCAACCCGGGCCCCGGCCCGTCCGTCCCCAAGCACGCCCTGACCGGCTACTGGCAGAACTTCAACAACGGCGCGACCGTCCAGAAGCTGCGGGACGTCCAGGCGCAGTACGACATCATCGCCGTCTCCTTCGCCGACTCGACCACCACGCCTGGCCAGATCGTCTTCAACCTCGACCCGGCCGTCGGCTATGCCTCCGTCGCCGACTTCAAGGCCGACATCGCGGCCAAGAAGGCGGCCGGCAAGTCGGTCATCGTCTCCGTCGGCGGCGAGAAGGGCAACGTCACCATCAACAGTGACGCCTCCGCGACCGCCTTCGCGAACAGCGCGTACGCCCTGATGCAGGAGTACGGCTTCAACGGGGTCGACATCGACCTGGAGCACGGCATCAACTCCACGTACCTGACCAAGGCGTTGCGCCAGCTCTCCGCCAAGGCCGGTTCGTCGATGGTCCTGACGATGGCCCCGCAGACCATCGACATGCAGAACACGGGCACCGAGTACTTCAAGACCGCGCTTGCCGTGAAGGACATCCTCACGGTGGTCAACATGCAGTACTACAACAGCGGCTCGATGCTCGGCTGCGACGGCAAGGTGTACAGCCAGGGCTCGGTGGACTTCCTCACCGCGCTGGCGTGCATCCAGCTCCAGGGCGGCCTCGACGCCTCCCAGGTCGGACTCGGCGTGCCGGCCTCGACCCGCGGCGCGGGCAGCGGCTACGTCGACCCGTCGATCGTCAAGAACGCGCTGGACTGCCTGGCCCGCGGCACCAACTGCGGCTCCTTCAAGCCCTCGCAGACCTGGCCCAACCTGCGCGGTGCGATGACCTGGTCGACCAACTGGGACGCGACGGCCGGCAACGCCTGGTCCAACGCGGTCGGACCGCACGTCCACAACCTCCCGTAGTACGGGTTCCGCGGTACGGGATCGATCCGCGGTACGGGATCGATCCGCAGTACGGGATTCCGCCACGAACAGCGCCGCCGCTCCCCCGGCGGCGCTGTTCGTGCGTACGGCCACACCCGCCTGAGCGATCTCCGCCATGTCCGCCCGCCTTTCGCCGGTCCCGTGTGATCTCCTGTCTGATCCGGGTCCCCGAAGCGGCCGCTTGCACGGCAGCGCACGAGGGCATGGCCGAACCCCACCCTTGACCAGTTCATGTCAGCGCCGCACGATGAGCCCGGACACCCCGCACAGCTTGTCGCACACCCCCACACTCCCCACCCAGGAGACAGCATGCGACTTCGAACCCGCGGAAGAAGGTCCGCCACTCTCGCGGCCCTACTGGCGCTCGCCCTCGCGGCGCCGCTCTCCGCAGGCGCCCACCAGGCCGGAGCCGACTCGGAACCGACCCCCGCCACCGAGGAAGTGATCCGCCAGTACGAGATCCACGGCCCGTCCACCGTCGCCGAACGCACCGAGCTCGCCGCGACCGGCGTCTCGATCGACGAGGCGGACGACCACAGCGTCGTCGTCAGCGCCAACTCCGCCCAGCTGCGCAGGCTCCGCGCACTCGGCCACCGCCCCGAGGCGCTGCCGGCCCCGCCCGACCGCTCGGTGAAGGGCCTGGCGGTCGAACCCTTCGACTTCCCCTCCGCCGACGCGAAGTACCACAACTTCGCAGAGATGAACACGGAGATCGACCAGCGCCTCGCCCAGTACCCGAACATCATGAACAAGCGGGTCATCGGCAAGACGTACCAGGGCCGCGACATCGTCGCCATCAAGATCAGCGACAACGTCGGTACGGACGAGGCCGAGCCCGAGGTCCTCTTCACCCACCACCAGCACGCTCGCGAGCACCTGACCGTCGAGATGGCGCTCTACCTGCTGCGCGAGCTGGGGGCGGGCTACGGCACGGACTCCCGGATCACCAACGTGGTCAACAGCCGCGAGATCTGGATCGTGCCGGACCTCAACCCGGACGGCGGCGAGTACGACATCGCCTCCGGCTCCTACCGCAGCTGGCGCAAGAACCGGCAGCCGAACTCCGGTTCCAGCTACGTCGGTACGGACATGAACCGCAACTGGGACTACAAGTGGGGCTGCTGCGGCGGCTCCTCGGGCAGCAAGAGCTCCGAGACCTACCGGGGCGCGGCCCCCGAGTCCGCCCCCGAGGTGAAGGTCGTCGCCGACTTCGTCCGCTCCCGTGTGGTGGGAGGCAAGCAGCAGATCAGGGCCGCGATCGACTTCCACACGTACAGCGAGCTGGTGCTCTGGCCGTTCGGCTGGACCACCGCGAACACCGCGCCGGGCATGACCCAGGACGACCGTGACGCCTTCGCGGCCGTCGGCCAGAAGATGGGCGCGAGCAACGGCTACACGGCCGAACAGTCGAGCGATCTCTACATCACGGACGGGTCGATCGACGACTACCTCTGGGGCTCGCAGAGGATCTTCGGATACACCTTCGAGATGTATCCGGCCTCGTCCTGGAACGGCGGCTTCTACCCGCCCGACGAGGTGATCGAGCGCGAGACCAGCCGCAACAAGGACGCCGTCCTCCAGCTTCTGGAGAATTCGGACTGCATGTACCGATCCATCGGCAAGGAGGCGCAGTACTGCACCTCCTGACACACGGACAGGGGCGCCCCGGGCTCCCGGGGCGCCCCTCGCCGCGCTGAGACCCGTCAGACCGCCAGGCTCAGCGCCGCGGCGACCGCGAAGCCGGCCAGCGAGAGCACCGACTCCAGGACGGTCCAGGACTTCAGGGTGTCGCGCTCGGAGATGCCGAAGTACTTCGACACGATCCAGAAGCCGCCGTCGTTGACGTGCGAGGCGAAGATCGAGCCGGCCGAGATCGCCATGATGACCAGGGCGAGGAACGCCTGCGAGTGGTCGCCGCCCTCGACCAGGGGCAGGACGATGCCGGCCGTGGTGACGATGGCGACGGTCGCCGAGCCCTGCGCGACCCGCAGGACGAGCGAGATCAGGTAGGCGAGGACGATCACGGGCAGACCGACGTCGTTGAAGGTGTCGGACAGCGCCTGGGCGACACCGCTCGCCTTCAGGATCGCGCCGAAGACACCGCCGGCGCCGACCACGAGCAGGATGTTGCCGACCGGCTTCAGCGAGGACGTGGACACCTGCTCCAGCGACTTGCGGGACCAGCCGCGCCGGATGCCGAGCAGGTAGTACGCGAGGAACAGCGCGATCGTCAGGGCGACGAACGGGTTGCCGAAGAACTCGATCACGGAGCGGAGGGTCGACTCGTCCAGCGCGATGGAGGAGAACGTCGCGGCGAGGATGAGGACCAGCGGCGTACCGATGATGAGGAGCACGGTGGCGAGGGAGACGGGCGCCTCGGAGGCACCCCCCTTGCGCTCGGCGGCGACCTGGGCCTTGGCGTCCTCGGCGGCCTCGACCATGTCCTGCGGGACCTCGACGAAGATGCGCTTGCCGATCCAGGCGGCGTATGCCCAGGCGGCGAGGACGGCGGGGATGCCGACGACGATGCCCATGAGGATGACCCAGCCGAGCGAGACGTTCAGCAGTCCGGCGGCGGCGACGGGACCGGGGTGCGGCGGCAGGAAGGCGTGGGTCATGGAGAGACCCGCGAGGAGCGGCATGCAGTAGAGCAGGATCGACTTGCCGGAGCGCTTGGCGGCCGCGTAGACGATCGGCGCGAGGACGAAGATGCCGACGTCGAAGAAGACCGGGATACCGAAGATCAGACCGGTGAGACCCATCGCGAGCGGCGCCCGCTTCTCGCCGAAGAGGTTGAGCAACCGGCTGCTCAGCACCTCGGCGCCGCCGGAGACCTCGAGTATCGCCCCCAGCATGGTGCCGAGGCCGATGATGATCGCGACATGGCCGAGGATGCCGCCCATGCCGGTCTCGATGACCGAGGTGGCGGCGGACCTCTGGACCGTGCCGAAGAGTTCCGTGACGGAGAGACCC contains:
- the cpaB gene encoding Flp pilus assembly protein CpaB — translated: MNSRQRRGVLLLLLSVLCALGAFAGVLSVIGDVNSKVGPEVKAYQVRKDVAPYTPLSAGQFEEIAMPERWLSDNAVTDLDQIEGKIAVTTLRAGSLLQSDMIVKRPALQPGQQEIAIMIDAATGVAGKITAGATVNIYATFDGEKDGQPAQSKMIVANARVLDVGKLTPISDSDDRSSRATEAVPITFALSTLDTQRVAYAESFAQHVRLALVAPGGEPTVDPRDRTYTLDKDK
- a CDS encoding glycoside hydrolase family 18 protein → MDRTTTRSRRWIGGALALAVGSGLVLVGGAGTAQAADVNVAKNAGFESGTANWTCSAGSGSAVSSPVRTGAGALKGTPAGQDNVRCSQVVTVKPNSTYTLSAWVQGGYAYLGATGTGTTDVSTWTPDSSSWKQLTTSFTTGANTTSVTVHTHGWYGQAAYFVDDVSVFGPDGGGGTDPDPVVPSTPAGLAAGTVTSSSVALSWNAVSGATGYKVYRDGALAQTVSSTSATVTGLVANTTYQFQVSATNAAGESAKSTAVSARTGTTNPGPGPSVPKHALTGYWQNFNNGATVQKLRDVQAQYDIIAVSFADSTTTPGQIVFNLDPAVGYASVADFKADIAAKKAAGKSVIVSVGGEKGNVTINSDASATAFANSAYALMQEYGFNGVDIDLEHGINSTYLTKALRQLSAKAGSSMVLTMAPQTIDMQNTGTEYFKTALAVKDILTVVNMQYYNSGSMLGCDGKVYSQGSVDFLTALACIQLQGGLDASQVGLGVPASTRGAGSGYVDPSIVKNALDCLARGTNCGSFKPSQTWPNLRGAMTWSTNWDATAGNAWSNAVGPHVHNLP
- a CDS encoding M14 family metallopeptidase translates to MRLRTRGRRSATLAALLALALAAPLSAGAHQAGADSEPTPATEEVIRQYEIHGPSTVAERTELAATGVSIDEADDHSVVVSANSAQLRRLRALGHRPEALPAPPDRSVKGLAVEPFDFPSADAKYHNFAEMNTEIDQRLAQYPNIMNKRVIGKTYQGRDIVAIKISDNVGTDEAEPEVLFTHHQHAREHLTVEMALYLLRELGAGYGTDSRITNVVNSREIWIVPDLNPDGGEYDIASGSYRSWRKNRQPNSGSSYVGTDMNRNWDYKWGCCGGSSGSKSSETYRGAAPESAPEVKVVADFVRSRVVGGKQQIRAAIDFHTYSELVLWPFGWTTANTAPGMTQDDRDAFAAVGQKMGASNGYTAEQSSDLYITDGSIDDYLWGSQRIFGYTFEMYPASSWNGGFYPPDEVIERETSRNKDAVLQLLENSDCMYRSIGKEAQYCTS
- a CDS encoding gluconate:H+ symporter; its protein translation is MLLAAAPPAAETPPHTGGLLLLIPGTAGLLTVAALGIALLLVLIIKVRLQPFVALLAVSISVGLAAGLSVTELFGTVQRSAATSVIETGMGGILGHVAIIIGLGTMLGAILEVSGGAEVLSSRLLNLFGEKRAPLAMGLTGLIFGIPVFFDVGIFVLAPIVYAAAKRSGKSILLYCMPLLAGLSMTHAFLPPHPGPVAAAGLLNVSLGWVILMGIVVGIPAVLAAWAYAAWIGKRIFVEVPQDMVEAAEDAKAQVAAERKGGASEAPVSLATVLLIIGTPLVLILAATFSSIALDESTLRSVIEFFGNPFVALTIALFLAYYLLGIRRGWSRKSLEQVSTSSLKPVGNILLVVGAGGVFGAILKASGVAQALSDTFNDVGLPVIVLAYLISLVLRVAQGSATVAIVTTAGIVLPLVEGGDHSQAFLALVIMAISAGSIFASHVNDGGFWIVSKYFGISERDTLKSWTVLESVLSLAGFAVAAALSLAV